AATCGGTGGGCCTGGTACTCAATGAAGGCCGTGACTCCGTAGGCTTTGGCATTAGGGAAGGTTTCGAGCTGACCTTCTTTGAGAATGAAGCCCTGGGATTTGAGGCATTCCTTGAGGGTGACAGCCAGGTTGAAGGTGCTGATGGTCTCGGGCAGGGGGATGTAGAGGTGCAGACCACCGCTCCAGCTGGAGCGAAGCAGAAGGGTGCGGGTGATGCCGATGGTCTCTAGAGCCGCTCGAATTTGGGCGACCGATTCGGCATTACAGTAAACACTTCCGGCATCGATATCGAGCAGGGCGTAGAGGGTCTCGTGGGTGAAGCGGACGCCGACTAGGGTGTTGGCGTCTTGCCATAGCTGCCAGAGGACACGGGGGCGCAAGGGGTGTTTGGTGATGGTCTGCCACTGGGGTTTAGCAGTGGCGTCATCCGGCAAGGGAGCCGTGATGGGATTCCACAGGTAGCGACCAAAGATTTCGCAGAGGCGCTTTCCGTTGGGATCGCCTGGTAGGGGTTCTGGTGTCCTGGAGGCGATCATTGCACGCCTCCCAGGACTGGTTTGGGGTATGTCATTGGGGCTCTATCTCCAGAAAAGGGATGAGATAGAGAGCAGCAAAAAGCCCTCTATCGCTTATGTGGAGAGAGATAGAGAGCTATGCGCAAAAATATTAGGGTTCAGCGATGGGCAAAATATTGCAACTTTTTTGGCATCGCTGGTAATATAGACGCACAACCCTATGGGCGACCTAACTGTCACGCCGGCTAAAGCATCTAGTTAGGTTCCCGGCTATCTCAGATGATTACGATGTCAGTTAAAACCCTTGCTGTTTCCCGCAGTGAGGGTTTTTGACATTCTTAGGACACTTCACATCGACATCACCTCCTTTGCTGTGTTCAGTGAATTTTAGATCGATCTCCCGAGATCTCAACCATCAGCGCTTTATAAGATCTGTGGGATGCCTCTGAAGATACAGGTTCAGCTTTGGCTAGTGCAAGCGTTTCCCGGTGCAATGGTCATGGCTCCACCACTCTCCACTTCCTCAAAATGGCAGTACGGATTTCGGCTGCCTGATCCATCGCAGCAAACTCAGCATCCTCGAACATGCTCCACTGGAGATGCTTGAGGTAGAACTGGGGTTTGGCAGGCCAGATACACGATAGCGGGGAAAAGACTTCACAGAATTGCCCGTCAGACAGCTTTTGCAGCACACTAGCAGCATCTGGGTTGGAAGTGGCAGCGGGAAGCGTAGAGAGCAACCACTGGGCTATCAGCCGTACCTTGATGAGCTTTCCTTTTTGAGCCCAGTCTTCTAGCACCCGCAGCACATCACTCCACCAGCCCAGGTGGTGCCAGCAAGTTTCGCCCTCTAGCAGCATCTTTCTAGCCACGTCTTCAGACACGACCAAATTATTGAGCAGGTCTAGCTGCTCTTGGGGAGTGTCTTCCTGGAACCAACTCTCGGCATCTAGCAGGCAGTTGGCATCGAACGCTTCTACGTACTGTAAGGCTAGGGGGCTCATGACTTACTCCTCCTCATCCACCCAGAAATGCTTCACATTTCTGCGGGCTGTACCTGAGATGCCGTGCTTCTCTTCTATCTGAGTAGTTACTACTGAACCGGCGTACCTAAAGATGGCATCTTTTAGCAGTTCGGCATCTTCCACCCTGTAGAGGGTGGCTGGACTCTGCCCAGTGACCTGAATGATGAGCTTTGCCATGAAGGCTCTAGCAACCCCACGAGACTCCATGAATTGAAAGAAGTCTCGCCCCTCAACCCGACACACCTCAGACAGGCGGCTCTTCTCTAGCTTGGTTATCCATTCTTCGATTACCGCTAAAGCTTGGTTAATTTCGGTGTTGGTGTTGCTCATAGCAGCGATCGCACCTTTACTTGTCCGTCTTGGCAGGTTCTACAGGAAGCTCACCGCTTTCTTTTGCCTGCTCTACCAATTTTTCTACCGCCTCAGCTGCCAATGTCGCAGGAGGCTTATCCCTTATTTCTGATAAGGCGGTCAACCTGTCATAAACCGGGTTGGGCAGCGTGATTGTGATCCGCTTAGGCATGCTTTTGGTCATTGGTCATACGCCTCAATACTACTCGATAGAAGCTTTTCAGAAGCCTCTAATACTCTAGACTCTTTTTAGAATATTAAAAGACTCTTTTTAGATTCTTGCTAAATGCTATTATGCATCTTTAGGAACGCAGTGTGCACAAACTTGGCCTTATCTGGCTCGTGCCATCCGTTCCAAATGCGTTTCAACGCTGTACCAACAAGGATCCAACCTATGAAAAGCCTTCATGCGTTCTGCAAAGCAAACCGTTTGCCTAAAACTAGCGTTCGCCGCAAGGCCCTAGAACTTGGCTTCGATACAGCCAATGGCCTCAATGCTGAAGCGCAACGAGCACTCCTCGGCGAGTTCAAAACCGTCCAAGTGCCCGAAGTCACGATAGAAACAGGCAACCATGCCGCTGCTCTAATTCTCAAGATCGGCTCACAGCACAGCAACCTAGAGCAGTTCCGCACCGACCGTATCCGTCAGGCCCTAGCGAATCCCCAGGAGTTCATCACCAGCCTCACTGGCTTTCTCGACCAGCTTGAGGAGGGCATGGGTCAAGCCGAAGCTCACCAAGAGCAGGAGCTCCTGCAGGTCAGGCAGCTCAAGCGCCAGAGCCAGAAGCGCATCGAGCAGTTCCGCCGCCGCGCTGATGAGTACCGCATCAAAACTGACCTGCTAGCCAGTATCCAAAATGCTGAACTCGACGACCTCCAAGTCCTCGCGGAGGAAACCAACGCCCTGGGAAAGTCTGCTGCACCGGGGCAGGGCTAGGCATCGCGCTCGCTCTTACTGCCCTCGGGCTCCTCAGCCTGTTCTCTCTGCAATCTTTGAAAGCCCCTGTATCCACCGACCAAAGCGTTTCCAGGGGCCACACTCCCACCTTCTGAACTCGATAGGAGTCTCTCAATCATGACGCAATTTGTGCTTTCACCGGGATGCAAACCCCGGCTCAAACACTTGGCCTTGGCCTATGCCCTGATGGCCCTTACTCTGGCTAGCTGTTCTTCTATCGCGGGCAGCAGCGCCCAGGCAGGCCAGCCTGAACCGCTCAGACCCTACGGCAGCGAGGGCAGCATGACTGCGGCACAGCTGTCCGTTCTCAAGGGCTTAGCTTGGCCCCAGCAGTACGGGGATATGGTCGGCACTTTTGGCTTTCCCTACTACCGCAGTGCTACTGCTGACTACTACCAGATCAAGGGCACGGGCACGCCCGCTTGGGTCGTGGTCTACTACAGGGACCGCACCGCTACTGGCTACGGCTTTGAAAACCCACCGGTAGCTGGAGGTGAGCTATGAAGCGGTGTCTTGCTCTCCCTACTGCTCTCGTGGCGCTCGCTCTAGCTGGCTGTGAACCAAGTGAACTTAGACCGGTACCGATAGGCCTGCCTTCAGGCGGCAGCTTTGCAGCTCCTCGGGCTCCTGCAGTGCCAGCCACACCGCTGGCTCCGCCGGTGCTGCTCTCTAGCCAGTACGACCCCAGCCAGTACGAAATCCATGGCGCTGTCACGGCTGATGGCTGCTACTCACTGCTGGAGCGCTTTCTGCGCGAAGGGCGGCGGGTGCATCTGGTCGCAGTCGAGCGCAATGGGGCCAGCACGGGCGGCCATGTTCTCGAATGGATGTGTGTCTTTGACGGGGAGGACGCGGATCCTGCGGCTACACCATTTGAAGACGACCGCTTCCCCGCGAATGAGTACGATTATCCCTAACTAGGAGGCTTTCCATGCAGCTAACGCTCTTTCAGTACTGTCAGGAACAACAGCGAGAGCTCAATGAATTCCCGATTCGCCTTGCTTGGGCAGAGGCCCCACCTCAGCTCGGGCAGGCGGTCGGGATGGGCCACCAGCGCCGCTGGCAGGTGGTTCAGGTGCATCCTTTTAGGCCAGAGACGGAGGTTGCGATCGCAGCTGTGCATCTGGCGCTCATCGCTCTGCCCGAGGGCAGCAGCGAGCAGGCCGACTGGGACTGCTGGCGCTACCGGCATCTGGTGCCGCAGGAGAACATCTATGTTCACCTCGAAGACATTGGTCTGCCAGAGCTGGGCATTGGCTTTAACTGCTTGAACCAACCTCCTGCACTGGGGCAGCAGCTTTTTGCAGCAGAGGCCACTGGGGACGGAAGCAAGCTGATGCCGAGGATGCGGCCCTGGCAAATAGAGCGCTATGACAGCTACCAGCCCTCCCAGGAGGGTTGCCCCTACACGGCGGTTCATTTGAGCTGGTGCAGTGCCCTCTCAAATGAGCTCGTGACGGCTTAACCCGGGACTAACCCTACCAAGGCCCCAGCCTCCAACTGGACATCTCTGGGGCCTTGCTTGCAATCAGGTCTACGCAGGTCTGATTGCACCAAGCACGTTTCACTACGACTAAGCGACACGAAGCGGCTAAGCGACACGAACAGCCGCAGTAAAAACCTTTTCAAGCTTTAAGGAAACTGAAGATGCCTAACACGAAAGCACCTGCTCTAGAGCAGGACCAAGCGTGGTTTATTGCTGTGCCAAAACGACAGGAGTTCACCGAGCCTTCCTTCCACTTTGGAGAGCGCGTCAAGTGGAGCCAACGGGATGAGGCTGGACACCGCCTCTACTGTTCAGGCCGCATCGTCGGCATGAGCTTTCAAGCCGATGAGCACTGGCATTACACGATCTACCTAGACACTTCCCCAGAAACTGATTCTCAATTAACGATTCAAAGGGATGACCAGTTGAAGCTGGTCAAAGACTCTATCTGCATTCGAGACCACTTAGCGCCTGCCACCCATTGGCAGATGACTGAAGCTGCTGCTACACTTCTGGGCATCTCTGCAGAACAACTGCGGCACCTGAGACGAAGCGGGCTCTTCAAGGCGGGCCACCACTACCGTGACACTAGCATTCCCGGTTCTGGTAAACCCCGCTGGCAGTGGCATGTAGAACGCTGCGCTCAGGCCCTAGCTGTGTCTCCCGAAAAGCGGGACGTAAGGGGGTAGAAGCAATTAGGGCAAAAACTAGGGCAAGCGTTCTAGTCGGCCTCTCAAAGCCTTACAGGGCAACAGTTTCAAGAATGATATATCCAATTGAGGCAATCCTGGTAGCGATGCAGTGAGAGAACCCTAGCGGCTTCCTCTGCTTGTTTTAGATGCTCCATGTTCAAGTGGCCCTAGATAAAGAAAATCACTTCACAAGAGATATACCCTGAATATGGGTCTGTTCGGTTGTAATTCTCTCTGTTCCCATATTTCTAGGCCAGCAGCGGGCACTTTAGAGAAGCCGAGATCAGGGTGAAGTAGTGCGCCAGCAGTTCAGGGGCAGGGAAGTTCTCAAGATTGTAATCGGTGGCTCAGTGCTGATGATGGCAGCCTTTGTGATCGGAGTTGAGGGGCTGCACCAGTACCGGGTTTATCAAGGCGGCGGGGTGTGGTGCTTTGATCTTTGGGATGACGACACTTATACGAGACTGTATAGTCCCCAGTGCTTGGAAGAGGAGCCTACTACGGAGCTGCCAGGTGAAATGGGTTCATGAGGGTATGAAAGCCCGTGACAGAGCAGCACTGCACGTTAGCTCAGGGCAATCGCGATCGCACTTCCCACCCTGGGTACCCTAAGCAGGTATACCACCCTGATAAGCCCCAAGATGTAGCCTCGCCATTTTGGAGCCTTCAACACAAAACTAACTGCTACCAATCAAAGTTCCCCCAGTTACCGGGAGCTTCACTACTTTGTGTGAAATGCCTTTCTAATCGTCTCGGAAATTCAACCGCTTGTTGCTTGATCTGATTTTGTCACTTTTGAATTAAATACTTAAGTCATTTGACCCACAAGAAGGAGCCACCCATGTCTACTGCAATGCGCGAAACTCTCGGCGATTTCAGCAGTGTTGTCTGTTTGAAGTCAATCATTGCCGGAATGGAAGAGGCGCTGGGCGAAAAAGCCACAGCTATCTCACTGATTGCGGCTGGTCGGGCTCGTGGCAAGAAATTAGCAGCTGAGTTAGGACTAAGCAACTCAGCAGTTCCTCTCTCCGAGGCGGCTCAAAAGCTAGCTCAGGCACTTGGACCCGATGGCACTCGGCTGCTGGTGCTTGAGAAGATTGAGCAAGAAGGCGATGTGATTAAGGCTTACACACGTGAGACGGTCTGTTCTGCTGGCGAACCTATGGGATCGACACGCAAGTGTACGTTCACCCTTGGTGCGGTTGGGGGAGCGCTTGAGGCGTTGACAGGCAAACGCCTGCAGGGCAAACACACTGACTCTGTGCTGCGAGGCGGCAGCCATGATGTCTTTGAGTTTACTCAACTTGGCTAGACTCCTAATCAGTTGAAACGAGACTCCGATCGCTACCCAAAAACTAGCTATGCGATTGCATCTTTTTGTACCAGGCTACAGCATTGGCACAAAAAGATGCAGTCGCACCTGCTGCTCTAAGCACTCCAACCCTGAATTCTCCCCACTGGCGCTGCTGGTGGGGTTTGCTTTTGCAGAAAATGAGATCGCAATCCACTTCAAATTCCTCTAATCCGAATCCTCCTGGCTATCTACAGGCGGATCAACGGGGGGTCGTGTATGGGACTCCAGGTTATGCAATTCCGAGATCAACAAGTCAACCAGGTCTTGAATATGGCAAAGCAAGTCTCCAATGCGCTTTACCGTTTGAGTACGCTCGGCTAACAGCTTTCTTAATTCAGAAGGCATTAAGTGTTTATCTACCAGTTTCTTTAGTTAGCAGCCTAGGAGTTTATTTCCCCATTTATCCCTTCCTTTAAAGAGGGCACGCTTTTCATTACTCTAGCAGAGCCTGTAATCCTCGATCGGGTTACACTGTACTGATTGAACTACTATTCAACCTACTCTAAGTTCACTAATTGAGCAACGCGAGAGAGCTCGCCCAAAGGCATGTTCTAGGAATTGTTGTTACCTGCAGCCATGCAGAAAATCAAAACAATGTTGAATTCAGCTTCTGAACGTCTTGAGCAGAATGTCGAAAGAATCATGCAGATGTGGGAAGAACGGGCACGTGCTGAAGTCAGTGCGGCAATTCATCAAGACTCTCTTATCTTGCAAAATTCGCTACCTCAATATCTAACTCAATTGGCGGATGAACTGTCAACCAATATTGAAAGGACACCTGCCAGAATAAGGGATGATCAGGTAGAAAGCACTCGAATTGGCAAACTGCATGGTCATGAGCGAGCAGGTTTTGCCGACTACTCCATGACTCAACTTATTTTTGAATACCACATTCTTCGTCAAGTCATCTTTCAGATCTTGGAAGAGGAAACGCCTCTAGAAGTGAGAGAACGAGACATTATTATTGGCTCCATTGAGCAAGCTGTGAACGATGCAGCAACTCAATTTTCTCAAACTCTACAAGATATTCAAGAGCTATTTATGGTGACGCTGACTCACGATCTAAGAGGGCCAATCAATGTCATAAAAATGGGAACTCAGCTGACCCTGCGGCGGCTTGAACAAGGTGACACCCATGTGAGTATCGCGACAAAAATGCTAGGTGCGATCGAACGGTTGGATTCGATGATTCAGAATCTGCTGGATGCTAGTCGGCTGCGGGCGGGGCAAAGTTTAAAGCTTGAATTTGAAGAATGCAGTTTAGACAGCCTCGTTCGAGACGTAGTGGAGGATTTGAGCTTTGCTTATGGAGATGAAAATCGGTTTGTTGTAGTCTCTCAGACAGATGTTAGGAGCATGTGTAGCCGTAAAGAGATAATGCGGGTAATTGAAAACTTAGCAATTAACGCTGTGAAGTATGGCGCTTCTGGCACGCCGATTACATTCACGCTGCAGCAAGCTGAATCTCAGATCAGCCTCACTGTTCATAATGAAGGTAATCCAATTGCCCCAGACACTCAATCTATCCTGTTTCAACAATTTTGTCGCATGGTCTCTGCCGAAGAGCAAACAGGCTGGGGTTTAGGATTATTTTTAGCAAAGAGTATTGTTGAGGCACATCAAGGAACGATTGAAGTTGAAAGTGCAAAGGGTAGGGGGACAAGTTTTATCGTTAAATTGCCTAAACTCTCTTGAAGCAGCAAACTATTTTCTGTAAATGCGTTTCCTATGATCGCTACTCCAAAGCTATTTGTCATATTTTCGGGACTCGCAGCAAATTCTTGGCTGGGCTTAAAGCGCTTTCATGATCTGCTGCACTATATTTGCTGGGGCTTTAGTGATAAAGGTCTCTATCAGCCTGTCGATTTGTGTAACTTCACTTCCCTTTGCCTGGTCTCGTAACCCAAGCAACTTTGCACCTACGCAGGTGCAGGCATGCTGAGAAAGTAGCCCTGCCCATAGTCGCAATCATGAGCAGTCAGCCAGTCAAGCTCCGCTGCTGTCTCTATACCTTCAGCAACTACCTCTAACCCTAAACCATGCCCCATAACAACGGCGCTGCTTACACCGTCTGAAGTGTCTTGTCTCGGTCAACTCCAGATACCAATGTGCGATCTAACTTAAGGATCCGCACAGGGTAGCGGGCAACAGCATGTAAACTGCTATAGCCAGCCCCAAAATCATCGATAGCAATAGTGTGGGTCGATGCCAAGCGATTGAGCTTTGCTGATACTTCTGCTAAATCTAGACTCTGAGCTTCGACAATTTCTATCCATAGCTGTCTGGACTTCACTTGATGCCTGTTAATGCTCAACTCCAAGATTTCTTCAAATGCCGGTTGCTGTAGGGTGGTTGGCTCCAGGTTGATGCTAAGAGCCCATCGGCTAGTGCTCTTTTCCTTTTCCCAACGTGCAAGCTGCTCACAAGCTAACTCCATAACAATTCTACAAATTCGAGTCTCTAGATTTAGGTGACGAGCAAAGGGCAGGAAGAAGTTTGGGAAACGAAGCCCGTCCTTATGAGTCCATCTAATCAAAGCCTCTTGTGCTGTAATTTCACCTGTTTGAAGGTGAATAATCGGTTGAAACCACAGCACAAAGTCCCGGTGACGAATTGCTTCTACCAGCTCATCACCAAAGGTGGCTACTATAGACGCCTCCTTATCGGCAGTGATATCGACAATATAGGACAGGGAGTAGTTGGCAACGCGCCCTACGCTCAACTGTGCCCAGAGAATATCGCCATTTGACTTGAAGTACCGTTTTTCCATCTCATAATGGTGGATCTTGCCTTCGACTAAAAGCTGGTGTTGCAAAGTATCAGCTTCGAGATCTTCTGGGTAGGTCAACTCCTGGTACGTCAATTTATTCTCAATAGCCCCTCGTGAGTAACCCAGCGCTCTAGCAAAGGGCTCATTGCAGTAACGAATACAACCTTCAGCGTCAACAGCAGTTGCGCCAATGGGAGAAGTATCAATTGCGACCTGAATACTAGCATCTAAATCCATACCCCTATAAGTGGACCAACCCAGTCCATTGAAAATTACAGATCAGTCGTGTCCCAATATATTCCTAAGGGTTAGAGCAGTTGTAGTCAACGACTAAGATCACAGAACAAAGCAAAATTCGGATTCAAAACCTCATTTCCATGCTTCTGCATGGTTTTTTGGACAAAACTATAAAGATGCAGCAGTCAGTGACAGTTCAAAGTTTTGTCACCTCAGCATCCGCTATGGGCATTGGTAAGTTATAGCAGCAGGTACAAAGCGCAGCTGCTCCACTCGATCCGTACTGTGTACAGGCCACCCACTCATTTCAGCGAGACCCGAACCCGTTGTACACCAAACGCTGTAGTCTTGCTGCCTCCGAGAAAATACTGAATTCGATAGGGAAAGATGTTTGAAATCCGTAATTCCTTCATAGGGGATTTAAGCCATGTGAAATACTATGATTATTGAAAAATGAACTGTCACTCTAATATTCATTTCAAGTCATTACCCAAAGTTTTACTTTAAGGTTTTATTAAAGCAACGAGAGGGGCCTAAGTTTTGAAATTCTCTACCTGCTTTAAGTGTTAAAGAAAGCCTATCGCGAGGCTTCATAGCTTTAGCTAAGTGAACTGGGGTGACAACACTGGTTTAACTTTAAGTTCAGATTTACATAAGTTTGATCGGCGACTATCAAGGTTTGCCGACTCATTCTCATGTTAATTATTTCTATTCTCCTAACTATGTCTACAGATACTGCGGTACGGAAGATTGACCCTCTCAAAACCCTTTTTTCAGTCTTTCTAGGAATCTCGCAGGCCCAAAAGCATTAACCAATCATTGTTCTATTAGTCACAAGTAGCCACAAGAAAATAGCTGTTACTTAGCAGAAAAAAATGGGAATAACAGAAGAGGCTAGCATTCCAAGGCAAACTGACTGCCTAAAATCCTTAAATCGAGTTCCCTTAATCTACGGCTGTTCCTAATCTTCCAAAAAACATATGACTAGCGCACAACTGACCAACCCTAGCTTTGAGCAAGGTCTAACTGGATGGACTGTTATTGACGGGAACCCCAATTTAAATTCTTCTGCCTCTACACCTCTTTTAACCGCTACAAGTGGCCTGTTGTCAGCCCTCTTAACCGTTGATGGCAGCGTCCCAAAAGGAGGAGTAGGTCTTGGTAAAACACTTCAAAGTTCCGTCTTCTCGCTCGCTGCAGGAGAGACCATCAGCCTCGATTTCAGGCCATTTGAGATTGAGGATGATACCTATGTCAGAATGTTCCTATTCAAACAGGATGGAACCTTAGCTGGCACTCTATACGACGGCATTTTCAATGGCGCTCCTGGCTGGATGACAACTGGTGCTACTGCCGCTACTGCTGGAAATTATTACCTGACTACTCAGGTGGGCAGTTACGATGAAACCTTTGGAGGAGCCATTGGTGCCAACCTGCACATTGATAATGTTCGCCTTTCATCTGAAACTTCTCTTGTAGCCGATATTGTTGACGTATCCAAAGCACCAGTTGCAGGATCAATTAACTCAGTTACAGTTAAATTCAACAAAGCAATTAATGCCTCGACTTTCACAACTGCTGACCTCAAACTGACTCGGGGCGAGAATATCAGCACGAACTTGATTGACAGCAATGTCACTATTTCTCAAGTAGATGCTCAAACCTATACCGTTAATGGGTTAAAAACCTTAACATCAGCTACCGGTATTTATCGGCTCTTTTTGAACCAAAACACTATTACCGACTTGAACGGGAATCCTGGGTTAGGAGGTCTAGCTTTTGATTCCTGGGAGGTCATTCCTGATACGACCAAGCCCACTGTCACCAATGTGACCTCCCCGTCGGTAGATAAAACTTATATGGCGGGTGAGAAAGTTGATGTCGCTGTTACATTCAGTGAGTCCGTCCTTGTGTCAGGGACACCCGAACTAGCCTTGAAGTTTGTTCAATCCGAAGCCAGCCTCAAATAC
The sequence above is drawn from the Pseudanabaena sp. FACHB-2040 genome and encodes:
- a CDS encoding HAMP domain-containing sensor histidine kinase, with amino-acid sequence MQKIKTMLNSASERLEQNVERIMQMWEERARAEVSAAIHQDSLILQNSLPQYLTQLADELSTNIERTPARIRDDQVESTRIGKLHGHERAGFADYSMTQLIFEYHILRQVIFQILEEETPLEVRERDIIIGSIEQAVNDAATQFSQTLQDIQELFMVTLTHDLRGPINVIKMGTQLTLRRLEQGDTHVSIATKMLGAIERLDSMIQNLLDASRLRAGQSLKLEFEECSLDSLVRDVVEDLSFAYGDENRFVVVSQTDVRSMCSRKEIMRVIENLAINAVKYGASGTPITFTLQQAESQISLTVHNEGNPIAPDTQSILFQQFCRMVSAEEQTGWGLGLFLAKSIVEAHQGTIEVESAKGRGTSFIVKLPKLS
- a CDS encoding hydrocarbon-binding protein, which translates into the protein MSTAMRETLGDFSSVVCLKSIIAGMEEALGEKATAISLIAAGRARGKKLAAELGLSNSAVPLSEAAQKLAQALGPDGTRLLVLEKIEQEGDVIKAYTRETVCSAGEPMGSTRKCTFTLGAVGGALEALTGKRLQGKHTDSVLRGGSHDVFEFTQLG
- a CDS encoding EAL domain-containing protein, which codes for MDLDASIQVAIDTSPIGATAVDAEGCIRYCNEPFARALGYSRGAIENKLTYQELTYPEDLEADTLQHQLLVEGKIHHYEMEKRYFKSNGDILWAQLSVGRVANYSLSYIVDITADKEASIVATFGDELVEAIRHRDFVLWFQPIIHLQTGEITAQEALIRWTHKDGLRFPNFFLPFARHLNLETRICRIVMELACEQLARWEKEKSTSRWALSINLEPTTLQQPAFEEILELSINRHQVKSRQLWIEIVEAQSLDLAEVSAKLNRLASTHTIAIDDFGAGYSSLHAVARYPVRILKLDRTLVSGVDRDKTLQTV